A stretch of the Fundulus heteroclitus isolate FHET01 unplaced genomic scaffold, MU-UCD_Fhet_4.1 scaffold_49, whole genome shotgun sequence genome encodes the following:
- the LOC118560801 gene encoding gastrula zinc finger protein XlCGF26.1-like — protein sequence MLHADIKEEVPEENNSDVDQHQLQLLYMKEEGERICGRQKGEQENLKEETEDTRFPSTVVNMKSEQDEEKPPFSNYHQQLTEVRDFTTSPSADCIKVNITDGDSNVDSMKKVHLRIHGGEKPFVCDVCSKSFSNKQILKGHTRVHTGEKPFECDICRRRFSWKQPLKRHMKIHTGEKPFICDVCSKGFSDKEYLKAHTRVHTGEKPFECDICRRRFSWKKLLKRHMTSHTGEKPFGCDTCPKHYFSKSELNSHMKSHIRKKHFGCDICGRIFSRKTTLEKHTRIHTGEKPFGCDTCSKKFAKKSSLNSHMKTHTGEKSFQCDACGKRFPFMNALRRHITTHTGEKPFDCDECGKRFSRKTHLNLHLKIHTGEKPYTCVVCGRRFSSKAHIETHMRTHTGEKPFVCNLCGRRFSIKSVLKSHMRTHTGEKAFGCDVCGKGFSSNKTLKKHTRIHRVTNPLAVMHVKKDFP from the exons a tgttgcaTGCTGACATCAAAGAAGAGGTCCCAGAAGAAAACAATTCTGATGTGGACCAGcatcagctgcagcttctctaCATGAAGGAGGAAGGTGAAAGAATATGTGGCAGACAGAAAGGAGAGCAAGAGAAtttgaaggaggagactgaagATACCAGGTTTCCATCAACCGTTGTTAATATGAAGAGTGAACAGGATGAAGAGAAACCTCCATTCTCTAACTATCATCAACAGCTAACAGAAGTCAGAGATTTTACAACCAGCCCTTCAGCTGACTGTATAAAAGTGAACATTACAGACGGGGACTCAAATGTAGATTCAATGAAAAAAGTTCACTTAAGAATCCATGgaggagagaaaccttttgtttgtgatgtatgtagTAAAAGTTTTTCCAACAAGCAAATTTTAAAAGGACATACAAGAGTCCACACAGGGGAAAAACCTTTTGAGTGTGATATATGTAGGAGAAGATTTTCTTGGAAGCAACCTTTAAAAAGGcacatgaaaatccacacaggagagaaaccctttATTTGCGATGTATGCAGTAAAGGTTTTTCCGACAAGGAATATTTAAAAGCACATACAAGAGTCCACACAGGGGAAAAACCTTTTGAGTGTGATATATGTAGGAGAAGATTTTCTTGgaagaaacttttaaaaaggcacATGACGagccacacaggagagaaaccttttggttgtgatACATGTCCCAAACACTATTTCTCAAAGTCAGAGTTAAATAGTCATATGAAAAGTCACATCagaaagaaacattttggtTGTGATATCTGTGGGAGGATATTTTCCAGGAAGACAACAttagaaaaacacacaagaatccacaCTGGAGAAAAACCCTTTGGTTGTGATACATGTAGTAAAAAATTTGCCAAAAAGTCATCCTTAAATAGTCATATGAAAacccacacaggagagaaatctTTTCAATGTGATgcttgtggaaaaagatttcCTTTTATGAATGCTTTAAGAAGACACATAACAacccatacaggagagaaaccttttgaTTGTGACGAATGTGGGAAAAGATTTTCCAGAAAGACACATTTAAATCTGCACTtgaaaatccacacaggagagaaaccataTACTTGTGTTGTATGTGGGAGACGATTTTCCTCTAAGGCACATATTGAAAcacacatgagaactcacacaggagagaaaccttttgtTTGTAATTTATGTGGGAGAAGGTTTTCCATAAAGTCGGTTTTAAAATCACACATGAGAACCCACACAGGAGAAAAAGCTTTTGGTTGTGATGTTTGTGGGAAAGGATTTTCTTccaacaaaactttaaaaaaacacacaagaatccacaGGGTGACAAACCCTTTGGCTGTTATGCATgtgaaaaaagattttccaTAA
- the LOC105922493 gene encoding gastrula zinc finger protein XlCGF57.1, with translation MLPADIKEEVPGEKNPDVDQQELQLLYIKEEGEMICDSQKGEQENLKEETEDTSFPSTVVNMKSEEDEEKPPFSTYNQQLSEVRDFTSSPSTDCIKVNNKDGDSNVDSVKRVHLRIHPEEKYLVCDVCSKSFSNKANLKAHTRIHTGDHPFGCDLCGRRFSWKSHLKRHMIIHTGEKSFGCDACDKHYSSKSGLISHMKSHTGEKPFGCDICGRIFSRKPYLKTHIRIHTGEKPFGCDVCGKKFADKSSINNHRKIHTGEKPFECDACGKRFPFRKTLKRHITTHTGDKPFDCDACGKRFSRKSHLNLHLRIHTGDKPYSCVVCGRRFSTKAHIETHMRTHTGEKPFVCNLCGRRFSRKSHFKTHMRSHTGEQPFGCDACSKRFTNKSALTSHMRSHTKEKPFGCTTCGKRCYSMSEMSTHIRIHTREKPFGCDTCGKRFSCKSQLNKHTRIHTGEKAFGCDVCGKRFSSNSNLKTHTRIHRGDKPFGCSACEKRFSTNANLKKHLGIHTGEKPFECDACGKRFFSNYDLNIHMKIHIGEKPFCSRQTRL, from the exons a tgttgccTGCTGACATTAAAGAAGAGGTCCCTGGAGAAAAGAATCCTGATGTGGAccagcaggagctgcagcttCTTTACATAAAGGAGGAAGGTGAAATGATCTGTGACAGCCAGAAAGGAGAGCAAGAGAAtttgaaggaggagactgaagATACCAGTTTTCCATCAACTGTTGTTAATATGAAgagtgaagaggatgaagagaaACCTCCATTCTCTACCTATAATCAACAGCTATCAGAAGTCAGAGATTTTACAAGCAGCCCTTCAACTGACTGTATAAAAGTGAACAATAAAGACGGTGACTCAAATGTGGATTCAGTGAAAAGAGTTCACTTAAGAATCCATCCAGAAGagaaatatttagtttgtgATGTATGCAGTAAAAGTTTTTCCAACAAGGCAAATTTAAAAGCACACACAAGAATCCACACAGGGGACCATCCTTTTGGCTGTGATTTATGTGGAAGAAGATTTTCTTGGaagtcacatttaaaaagacacatgataatccacacaggagaaaaGTCTTTTGGCTGTGATGCATGTGACAAACATTATTCCTCAAAGTCAGGCTTAATTAGTCATATGAAAagtcacacaggagagaaaccttttggttgtgatATCTGTGGAAGGATATTTTCCAGAAAaccatatttaaaaacacacatcagaATCCACACCGGAGAaaaaccttttggttgtgatgtATGTGGTAAAAAATTTGCCGACAAGTCATCCATAAATAACCATAGgaaaatccatacaggagagaaaccttttgaATGTGATgcttgtggaaaaagatttccctttagaaaaactttaaaaagacacataacAACCCATACAGGAGATAAACCTTTTGATTGTGATGCATGTGGGAAAAGATTTTCCAGAAAGTCACATTTAAACCTGCActtgagaatccacacaggagataAACCATATAGTTGTGTTGTATGTGGGAGAAGATTTTCCACTAAGGCACATATTGAAAcacacatgagaactcacacaggagagaaaccttttgtTTGTAATTTATGTGGGAGAAGATTTTCCAGAAAGTCACATTTCAAAACACACATGAGAAGCCACACAGGAGAGCAACCCTTTGGTTGTGATGCATGTAGTAAAAGATTTACCAACAAGTCAGCCTTAACTAGTCATATGAGATCTCACACAAAAGAGAAGCCCTTTGGTTGTACCACGTGTGGTAAAAGATGTTACTCAATGTCGGAAATGAGCACACACATTAGAATTCACACAAGAGAGAAACCCTTTGGTTGTGATACTTGTGGTAAAAGATTTTCCTGTAAGTCACAGttaaacaaacacacaagaatccacacaggagagaaagctTTTGGTTGTGATGTTTGTGGGAAAAGATTTTCTTCAAActcaaatttaaaaacacacacaagaatccaCAGGGGTGACAAACCCTTTGGCTGTTCTGCATgtgaaaaaagattttccacTAATGCAAATCTTAAAAAACACTTAGGAATCCACACTGGAGAGAAACCCTTTGAGTGTGATGCTTGTGGTAAAAGATTCTTCTCAAATTATGACTTAAATATACACATGAAAATACACATTGGAGAGAAACCTTTTTGCTCGAGGCAGACGAGATTATAA